The DNA region TTTTTTAATTATGATATATATTGATTTAATAAAATATTCATTAAGTAATGATAAAAAAACTAATTTTTTACCAACTTCAAGGACTGGTTTTTTCTTATCCTATAGAGAATTAGCTAGACAATCAATAATATCAAAATTTACAATATCTTATGATAATACTAATCTAACACCAAAAACATTTAGAAATGAAAAAACAATGTTTCAAAAAACTATAATCGATTTTATAAATAATTTAATTGATTTATCAAAAGAGTATAAAGCGAATGAAGGATATGCAAATATAATAGAAATATTTCATAATATGATTCAAGGAAAAATAGAAGTTAATTCTGAAACGGGAGGATATTATTATAACCCTAATAATACAGATTTAAAAATACCAATGTATTTAAACTCGGCAGTAATTACAGAAACAGCACCATTATATTTATTTTTAAAATATGGTAAAAATATAGGAACTTTTTTTATTGAAGAACCTGAAATGTCTTTGCATCTTAAACTTCAAAAACAAATGGCTAGAATAATTATTAATTTGGTAAATAAAAATATAAATCTTATGATATCAACTCATAGTGATACTATTTTAGAACATATAAATAATATGATCAAACTTAATTTTATAAATGATAAAGATAAAAAAGATAATTTATTAAAAAAATATTCCTACACTGAAAATGATATTATAGATATTGAAAAAATAAGAATATATCAATTTAATAGAGATAAAGATAATACAACAAATATAATACCATTAAAAGGAAATAAAGAAACAGGTTTTTATATAGAAACTTTCCATGATTATATCAATGAAGCTTCAAATGAATATGATGAAATTACTGAGAATATTTAAAAAGGTATTTAATTGTTATGGAA from Brachyspira pilosicoli P43/6/78 includes:
- a CDS encoding AAA family ATPase, whose protein sequence is MSYSKLTVKNFGKIKEAEIELSDLVLFIGDNNSGKSYLMTLIYGFANYSEEILNILFQDEEFLNGLEEYRQIETIIINNVKYNEQNYTDIVNLSDKYLNIHEINLIKKELDNKSILSKEDLKSINNLLNLLLNKFKEKILQLIFNTENTYINLDYINLSFSFDDFIILFINEFALNIISKKHFGIYSKNGETIIDNIKDFLIMIYIDLIKYSLSNDKKTNFLPTSRTGFFLSYRELARQSIISKFTISYDNTNLTPKTFRNEKTMFQKTIIDFINNLIDLSKEYKANEGYANIIEIFHNMIQGKIEVNSETGGYYYNPNNTDLKIPMYLNSAVITETAPLYLFLKYGKNIGTFFIEEPEMSLHLKLQKQMARIIINLVNKNINLMISTHSDTILEHINNMIKLNFINDKDKKDNLLKKYSYTENDIIDIEKIRIYQFNRDKDNTTNIIPLKGNKETGFYIETFHDYINEASNEYDEITENI